A window from Corythoichthys intestinalis isolate RoL2023-P3 chromosome 10, ASM3026506v1, whole genome shotgun sequence encodes these proteins:
- the borcs7 gene encoding BLOC-1-related complex subunit 7 has product MASTEAQPRFGQSVKGLLSDKVGSCSVDVIALTRQVLKVSRSQELLGQAARNMVIQEDAILHSEDSLRKMSIITTHLQYQQEAIQKNVEHSKNLQDQLAHLLK; this is encoded by the exons ATGGCGTCCACCGAAGCTCAACCTCGGTTTGGTCAGTCTGTTAAAGGCTTATTATCGGATAAAGTGGGTTCTTGCAGCGTGGACGTGATTGCTCTGACGCGACAGGTGCTTAAAGTTTCCCGCAGCCAAGAA CTTCTAGGCCAAGCGGCCAGAAACATGGTCATTCAGGAGGATGCTATCCTGCACTCTGAGGAT AGTCTAAGAAAAATGTCCATCATCACTACGCATTTACAATACCA gcaGGAGGCCATCCAGAAAAA TGTGGAGCATTCGAAAAACCTGCAGGATCAGCTGGCACATCTGCTCAAGTGA